From the Pectobacterium carotovorum genome, one window contains:
- the ushA gene encoding bifunctional UDP-sugar hydrolase/5'-nucleotidase UshA: MRFSIKALGCAMAVSLALTPVMSMAWEKDKTYAITILHTNDHHGHFWHNDHGEYGLAAQKTLVDQIRQEVASKGGSVLLLSGGDINTGVPESDLQDAEPDFRGMNMVGYDAMALGNHEFDNPLSVLRQQEKWAKFPLLSANIYQKSTNQRLFKPYALFDKQGVKIAVIGLTTDDTAKLGNPEYFTDIEFRNPSAEAKQVVEQLRKSEKPDVIIAATHMGHYDDGNHGSNAPGDVEMARSLPAGYLDMIVGGHSQDPVCMAQENKKQVDYVPGTPCAPDRQNGTWIVQAHEWGKYVGRADFTFRNGELKLEHYQLIPINLKKKVEKDGKTERVFYTHEITQDPDVMKMLTPFQEKGQAQLGIKIGSVKGKLEGDRSQVRFRQTNLAHVLLSAQLERAEADFAIMSGGGVRDSIESGDITYKDVLKVQPFANTLVYVDMKGSDVEKYLAVAANKKVDSGAYAQFLNVSLTADGQGVQNVKIKGEPLQADKVYRMATLNFNAMGGDGYPRLDNLPGYVNTGFVDAEVLKQYIEKHSPLDAEAYAPKGEIVYK, translated from the coding sequence ATGCGCTTTTCAATAAAAGCTCTGGGATGTGCGATGGCGGTATCGCTGGCACTAACGCCTGTTATGTCAATGGCTTGGGAGAAAGATAAAACATACGCCATCACCATTTTGCATACGAATGACCACCACGGCCACTTCTGGCATAACGACCACGGCGAATATGGGTTGGCGGCGCAAAAAACGCTGGTCGATCAGATTCGTCAGGAAGTGGCGAGTAAAGGTGGCAGCGTACTGCTGCTTTCCGGCGGTGATATCAATACTGGCGTGCCTGAGTCCGATTTACAGGATGCGGAGCCAGATTTTCGTGGTATGAACATGGTTGGCTATGATGCGATGGCGCTTGGCAACCACGAATTTGATAATCCGCTGTCTGTCCTGCGCCAGCAGGAGAAATGGGCAAAATTCCCGCTGTTATCGGCCAATATCTACCAGAAAAGCACCAATCAGCGCTTATTTAAGCCTTATGCCCTGTTCGACAAGCAAGGTGTGAAAATCGCGGTTATCGGCCTGACAACGGACGATACGGCCAAATTAGGCAATCCTGAGTATTTTACCGATATCGAATTCCGTAATCCTTCTGCGGAAGCGAAGCAGGTTGTTGAGCAATTGCGTAAGAGCGAAAAGCCAGATGTGATTATTGCTGCGACGCACATGGGACACTATGACGACGGTAATCATGGTTCCAATGCGCCGGGCGATGTAGAAATGGCGCGTAGCCTGCCAGCTGGATATTTGGACATGATTGTCGGGGGACACTCGCAGGATCCGGTCTGTATGGCGCAGGAGAATAAAAAACAGGTGGATTATGTACCGGGTACGCCTTGTGCTCCCGATCGCCAGAACGGCACCTGGATTGTTCAGGCGCATGAGTGGGGGAAATATGTCGGTCGGGCTGATTTCACATTCCGCAATGGTGAATTGAAGCTTGAGCATTATCAGCTGATTCCAATCAACCTGAAGAAAAAGGTAGAAAAGGACGGCAAGACCGAACGTGTTTTCTATACGCATGAAATCACGCAGGATCCTGACGTCATGAAAATGCTGACGCCGTTCCAGGAAAAAGGGCAGGCGCAGTTGGGCATCAAGATCGGCAGTGTGAAAGGCAAACTGGAAGGCGATCGCAGTCAGGTGCGTTTCCGTCAGACGAATCTGGCGCACGTGCTGCTGTCGGCGCAGCTTGAGCGTGCTGAGGCGGATTTTGCCATTATGAGTGGCGGTGGCGTACGTGACTCAATTGAATCCGGTGATATCACCTATAAAGATGTGCTTAAGGTTCAGCCTTTTGCCAACACGCTGGTTTATGTGGATATGAAAGGCAGTGATGTCGAGAAATATCTGGCCGTCGCGGCGAATAAAAAGGTGGATTCCGGCGCCTATGCGCAATTCCTCAACGTCAGTTTGACGGCGGACGGGCAGGGCGTACAGAACGTGAAAATCAAAGGTGAACCATTGCAGGCAGATAAAGTTTACCGCATGGCAACGCTGAACTTTAATGCGATGGGCGGCGATGGCTACCCGCGGCTTGATAATCTGCCGGGCTATGTGAACACCGGCTTTGTCGACGCTGAAGTGCTGAAGCAATATATCGAGAAGCATTCACCACTGGACGCAGAAGCCTACGCGCCGAAAGGTGAAATTGTTTATAAGTAA
- a CDS encoding DinI-like family protein: MFVELVYDKRNVSSIRNAHSLIEGELTKRVHRVFPDAAVKAKAMQANGINTDASKSDKAIIARVVEEMFDESNDWLID, encoded by the coding sequence ATGTTTGTTGAACTAGTCTACGATAAGCGCAACGTTTCCAGTATCCGCAATGCTCACTCACTAATTGAAGGCGAGCTAACAAAGCGAGTTCACAGAGTCTTTCCAGATGCCGCAGTGAAAGCAAAAGCGATGCAGGCGAACGGCATCAATACCGACGCAAGCAAATCTGATAAAGCGATCATTGCTCGCGTCGTGGAAGAAATGTTCGATGAGTCCAATGATTGGTTGATCGACTAA
- a CDS encoding tail fiber protein, which yields MANNEFKPFATAAGANVTSQSEWESLPALFSGFTSGKASSAQINKAVRQASVIASVVAQFIADTNDADVLDNGNIAALEQSLLLALQKNAASNIPVASTTAAGIVRLSSATNSDAETLAATPFAVRSVMQNADGRLAKNQNGADIQDKVAFAKNAQVPHLGSSWIEFGGSSGNWTTSQFIDFLNSLGAFDHLYFVCAGTWSFSANKKISDTNCGHIELAGAVVEVFASRFNLRTVRVTTMSSSSDPLAIQGQFVYVESETPGSGEWRREFNTKNLTANDIGAVQISEIVGMPQPWPLTTIPSGWLPCAGQSFDTSAYPILASRYPSGILPDLRGEFIRGWDNGRGVDPARTNLSGQAFATESHTHASGSLEVGSGTPLYVGKGLQDGGGNLYSRTGVNNNAGTETPPP from the coding sequence ATGGCTAACAATGAATTTAAACCGTTTGCGACAGCGGCGGGTGCCAACGTTACATCACAATCCGAGTGGGAAAGCCTGCCAGCACTGTTTAGCGGATTCACATCCGGTAAGGCGTCATCAGCGCAAATCAATAAAGCGGTCCGGCAGGCCTCTGTAATTGCGTCTGTCGTGGCTCAGTTTATTGCAGATACGAATGATGCCGACGTATTAGATAACGGGAATATCGCAGCGCTAGAGCAGTCGCTATTGCTTGCCCTACAAAAGAACGCCGCCAGTAACATTCCCGTCGCATCAACAACGGCCGCGGGGATTGTGCGACTCAGTAGCGCCACAAACAGCGATGCTGAGACATTAGCTGCGACACCATTCGCTGTGCGTTCCGTAATGCAAAATGCTGACGGGCGGCTAGCAAAAAACCAGAATGGTGCAGACATACAGGACAAAGTCGCGTTTGCTAAAAACGCTCAGGTCCCTCATCTGGGCAGTTCATGGATCGAGTTTGGCGGCAGTTCTGGCAATTGGACGACATCACAATTCATTGATTTTCTGAATTCGTTGGGGGCGTTCGATCATCTGTATTTCGTGTGTGCTGGCACATGGAGTTTTTCAGCAAACAAAAAAATCAGCGATACGAACTGTGGGCATATCGAGTTGGCTGGTGCTGTTGTTGAGGTTTTTGCAAGTCGATTTAATCTCCGTACGGTGCGTGTCACAACGATGTCATCATCCAGTGACCCTCTGGCAATACAGGGACAGTTCGTTTATGTCGAGTCGGAAACACCAGGCTCAGGCGAGTGGCGACGTGAATTTAATACTAAAAATCTCACGGCGAATGATATTGGTGCCGTCCAAATTAGCGAGATCGTCGGGATGCCGCAACCGTGGCCACTCACAACCATACCGTCAGGATGGTTGCCGTGCGCCGGCCAGTCATTTGATACGTCAGCATATCCGATTTTAGCGAGCCGATACCCATCAGGAATACTGCCAGACCTCCGTGGTGAATTCATTCGCGGTTGGGATAACGGGCGCGGCGTTGACCCTGCCCGAACCAATCTGTCCGGGCAAGCGTTTGCAACAGAGTCACACACACATGCAAGTGGATCGCTCGAAGTCGGGAGTGGAACGCCGTTGTATGTCGGAAAAGGGCTGCAAGATGGAGGAGGAAATTTGTACTCCCGAACCGGCGTTAATAACAACGCTGGTACTGAAACCCCGCCCCCGTAA
- a CDS encoding tail fiber assembly protein: MKYSAQVKTTELNEKGLAVESGWVTVYQVNQVTREYLQANYEFLMRGVGVSAGSYVDEPEMPAEGKALCRSADGKSWEHIPDYRGERVYNTETRLAHYVTQLGELPSDVTLLAPATEFDAWNGKKWVTDVAAQQAAVAKLAQQQLASRKAIAAARINELTYAVNLDIATDAEKAALIEWQRYAVLLSRVDVNAAAIGWPEQPA; the protein is encoded by the coding sequence ATGAAATATTCAGCACAAGTTAAAACAACAGAATTGAACGAAAAGGGGCTGGCTGTAGAATCTGGCTGGGTCACTGTTTATCAGGTTAATCAGGTAACCCGTGAATACCTACAGGCAAATTATGAGTTCCTGATGCGCGGTGTCGGGGTGTCTGCCGGAAGTTATGTTGATGAACCAGAAATGCCAGCGGAAGGAAAAGCACTGTGCCGCTCTGCTGACGGAAAAAGCTGGGAGCACATTCCAGATTATCGAGGGGAGCGAGTTTACAACACTGAAACCCGTCTTGCGCATTATGTGACGCAACTGGGGGAACTGCCAAGCGACGTAACCTTGCTGGCTCCAGCAACAGAGTTTGACGCGTGGAACGGCAAAAAATGGGTGACTGATGTTGCTGCACAGCAGGCCGCGGTGGCAAAACTGGCGCAACAGCAACTCGCATCACGTAAAGCTATCGCGGCAGCGCGCATTAATGAACTGACGTACGCAGTAAATCTTGATATTGCGACTGACGCAGAGAAAGCAGCGTTGATCGAGTGGCAGCGGTATGCGGTGCTATTGAGTCGCGTCGATGTTAATGCTGCTGCTATTGGGTGGCCTGAACAGCCAGCGTGA
- a CDS encoding discoidin domain-containing protein: MKNVNIEINVCGSTGKSTCAVNPPIQINPHTCCHVDTDNQCEPQPGVSGVSSVFGRTGVVIAQTGDYTADQITETATRTFATPDEKAVWNAKQDALISGTTIRTLFGQSLLGSGDVSPTLAQMGAAAVGHTHTTAEITDYTQKTKQLIRSSLEAGAGVTLSYNPVNEKTIISATGGSGSGTGGSGSGTGGSGYIVADRQGATAGQNHAFSISPQNTFNLAAYALKEVAGAANQTYVVDDFGVSSEENYNVTHAAVFDNTLRPYVGKLYNLAKSGNFYSSPIKSDGESIEIDAVNKTLIPVMTANNSSVGYTVDASSEYSTQYAAWTAFNGTLNRYWASKTVPTVANPHWLRITMTVPVLIDTYRITNENLNPGPLSPKSWMFQGSNDGTTWNTLHTVSNDTRDGRGAVREYTFTNDTPYSSFRILITEHNAGPHVQIGELEIFRRERLLINGSDGKWYSANNGILTSIPAPSVAEDFYETGFLSSGVIPESSLSGIQPVTIFSSKNIDAKVLYTPHPQIAIQKTLASAALWSQINSAVLTATQTGNGKVRVAVTRDLVNWHVWRSGAWVDVGALSADTAGATKLIADGMTPAEFGAITAAQWTQLFSSNNGVPDSLAFAFALDITDPVTDVATIDRLVLNVNDVPSWKVQSPAEVEIRWRTDSVTFRTATAGNYKLAYQMP; encoded by the coding sequence ATGAAAAACGTAAATATTGAAATCAACGTCTGTGGCAGCACGGGAAAATCAACATGTGCTGTTAATCCCCCAATTCAGATCAATCCTCACACCTGCTGTCATGTGGATACGGATAATCAGTGCGAGCCGCAACCTGGTGTGTCCGGGGTTTCTTCTGTATTCGGGCGCACCGGTGTCGTGATCGCACAAACCGGTGACTATACGGCCGATCAGATTACCGAAACTGCCACCAGAACCTTTGCCACGCCGGATGAAAAAGCGGTCTGGAATGCAAAGCAGGATGCATTAATCTCTGGCACCACTATCCGCACGCTCTTTGGGCAATCACTGCTGGGCAGCGGCGATGTCTCACCAACGCTGGCACAAATGGGGGCTGCGGCTGTCGGGCATACCCATACCACAGCGGAAATCACCGACTACACGCAAAAAACGAAGCAGCTCATCCGTTCCTCGCTGGAAGCGGGGGCGGGCGTGACGCTGAGTTATAACCCGGTGAATGAGAAAACCATTATCAGCGCGACGGGTGGTTCGGGTTCGGGTACGGGCGGTTCAGGTTCGGGTACGGGCGGTTCAGGTTATATCGTTGCCGATCGTCAGGGCGCAACGGCGGGGCAAAATCATGCGTTCAGCATTAGCCCACAAAATACGTTTAATCTCGCGGCGTATGCGCTGAAAGAAGTCGCAGGCGCGGCGAATCAGACTTATGTGGTGGATGATTTCGGCGTGTCTAGCGAAGAGAACTACAACGTAACTCATGCTGCTGTGTTTGATAACACATTACGTCCCTATGTCGGAAAGCTATATAACTTGGCGAAATCCGGTAATTTTTATTCGTCACCAATCAAATCAGACGGTGAAAGCATTGAAATTGATGCTGTTAATAAAACGCTGATTCCTGTGATGACAGCAAATAATAGTTCAGTTGGCTACACGGTTGACGCATCGTCCGAGTATTCAACGCAATACGCGGCGTGGACAGCATTCAACGGAACGTTAAATCGATACTGGGCATCCAAAACGGTACCAACAGTGGCTAACCCACATTGGTTGCGTATTACTATGACGGTTCCTGTATTGATTGATACATACAGAATAACAAACGAAAACCTGAATCCTGGGCCACTCAGCCCGAAATCGTGGATGTTTCAGGGGAGTAATGATGGTACAACGTGGAATACGTTACATACGGTATCTAATGATACTCGTGATGGGAGGGGGGCGGTTCGAGAATATACGTTCACCAATGACACGCCGTATTCATCATTCCGTATTTTAATAACCGAGCACAATGCTGGCCCGCATGTCCAAATAGGGGAGCTTGAAATATTCCGCAGAGAGCGACTATTGATTAACGGCAGTGATGGAAAATGGTATTCAGCGAACAATGGGATATTAACATCGATCCCTGCGCCATCTGTGGCGGAAGATTTTTATGAGACTGGTTTTTTGTCATCTGGCGTAATCCCCGAATCCTCTTTGTCAGGAATACAGCCAGTAACGATTTTTTCATCAAAAAATATTGATGCAAAAGTGCTATATACACCGCATCCTCAAATTGCCATACAGAAAACCCTGGCGAGCGCGGCGTTATGGTCACAAATCAACTCCGCAGTGCTGACAGCTACGCAGACGGGAAATGGTAAAGTGCGTGTCGCTGTCACGCGGGACTTAGTGAACTGGCATGTGTGGCGGAGCGGGGCGTGGGTTGATGTGGGGGCACTGTCAGCAGATACGGCGGGCGCAACGAAACTGATCGCCGACGGTATGACGCCTGCTGAGTTTGGCGCTATTACGGCGGCACAGTGGACACAGCTGTTTTCATCCAATAACGGGGTGCCGGATTCGCTTGCCTTTGCCTTCGCGCTTGATATCACTGATCCGGTAACAGATGTTGCGACCATTGACCGACTGGTGCTGAACGTTAATGACGTGCCCAGTTGGAAAGTACAGTCTCCTGCGGAAGTGGAGATCCGCTGGCGCACCGATAGCGTGACATTCCGCACTGCGACGGCAGGTAATTACAAACTGGCGTACCAGATGCCGTAA